The following proteins are encoded in a genomic region of Spirosoma sp. SC4-14:
- a CDS encoding two-component regulator propeller domain-containing protein: MIRLLLNAAICLVCLWGAWNQCAWAQGLRSFSPNFRLSHISVENGLTQGSVYYMLKDSRNFLWFGTQDGLNRYDGHHFRTYRPIVGEHGVPQPGAIRGINIFGIVEDTDGNLWVGTEEGLNRYDRARDRFDCFFATGPDRRPIVSRTMPFFADKTELLYLSDVEGLVRFDYRNHRKTILSSALHPPKEYDLPSSTVRTVDGDIWLHAPKGIIRYNLQTRTVSSYFSNRPDNRFGSEQTIFSFFIDASHIAWLGTSNGLIWFDYEHNTFLNYDKLGNQPLGTVYSIAPDQRGQLWLGTQHNGVVYFDKRSRLFGQVNNSIDGLHRLSEFEVRRIYADNLGIIWANVDPDGLVCIVPDAFLFNGLTKRQSADNLPPDQKLSSYTIRGFLEERFDRLWIVTGDGINVLDPRTNRIVQRYLTSPQLAQESANKLVRSVYRDPQRRIWIGIRGGVMAFMPKTQSFESILFPAGFSQVTDNYVRNMVSINDSTLITATEDGLYALSTTRRKWSKRPDLASQNIFSVYFDSVARQFWAGTYLNGYYCYQVPDKVNAPWTLVRSGLKGSMVLHIRPDTIRKTMWLSTDRGLAALKPASGRIKLYTDQQGLANSFVYGSLSDAQGYVWVSTNRGLSRLDLTTQTIKNFTLSDGLQGNEFNGNAFARLANGEMFFGGVNGFNRFRPDLYHNSSFGPTVHIYSLAINEEPFSQDRYVGEADHIELNYSQNTLSMEFAALDFFSNGQNTYQYQLTNYDDQWVSAGEKNYVRYANLPPGDYVFQVKAANRDGHWSSRIRKLAIHIKPPFWQTLPFNALMALLLGLATFAWIRQRENSIRKQEADRLRLAYDIQEQVKKDIARDLHDEIGTRLATLKLYTTRLVQYISETPAEVTGLTGQVDMADNSSIRILKDNIFALINTTISDVRNLLRKLNPQTLERYGYVAAVEELFSRINATGSISMQLTLVNAPGEPQTMTEELLTDGHSTNKTLKDRLPTDMEVLLYRITQELVSNSLKHANAHQIDLYIHGQPERLLITYSDDGNGFDYDRVREKSTGLGIGSIESRVAILNGKINWQTQVGQGIRVQIELPIGQPKKRRFGQLFT; this comes from the coding sequence ATGATTCGATTGTTACTCAATGCAGCCATATGTCTGGTGTGCCTGTGGGGTGCGTGGAATCAATGTGCATGGGCGCAAGGTCTTCGGTCATTTTCGCCCAATTTCCGGCTTAGTCATATCAGTGTAGAAAACGGTCTGACGCAGGGCTCGGTCTATTATATGCTGAAAGATAGCCGAAATTTCCTGTGGTTCGGAACGCAGGATGGGCTTAATCGATACGATGGGCATCATTTTCGGACGTATCGACCCATTGTTGGCGAACATGGCGTACCGCAGCCCGGCGCTATTCGGGGTATTAATATTTTCGGAATCGTTGAAGATACTGATGGCAATTTGTGGGTCGGCACAGAAGAAGGGCTAAATCGATATGATCGAGCCCGCGACCGGTTTGATTGCTTTTTTGCAACTGGCCCGGATAGGCGTCCGATCGTTAGTCGTACAATGCCGTTTTTTGCCGATAAAACGGAACTACTTTATTTAAGCGATGTAGAGGGCTTGGTTCGGTTCGACTACCGAAATCATCGGAAAACCATTCTATCGTCGGCCCTTCACCCTCCCAAAGAATATGATTTGCCAAGTTCAACGGTTCGAACGGTAGATGGTGATATCTGGCTCCATGCACCCAAAGGCATAATACGCTATAATCTTCAGACCCGAACTGTTTCTTCGTATTTCAGCAATCGGCCCGATAACCGATTTGGCTCCGAACAAACCATCTTTTCCTTTTTTATCGATGCCAGCCATATTGCCTGGCTTGGCACCAGCAACGGACTAATCTGGTTCGATTATGAGCACAATACGTTTCTGAATTATGATAAGTTGGGAAATCAGCCACTAGGAACGGTTTATAGCATTGCTCCCGATCAGAGGGGGCAGCTTTGGCTTGGTACGCAGCATAATGGCGTTGTTTATTTCGATAAACGGTCGCGGCTATTTGGGCAGGTTAATAATTCAATTGATGGCTTGCATCGGTTAAGTGAGTTTGAAGTACGCAGAATTTATGCCGACAATTTAGGTATTATATGGGCCAATGTTGATCCCGATGGGCTAGTATGTATTGTACCAGATGCCTTTCTGTTCAACGGCCTTACCAAACGGCAGTCGGCCGACAACTTACCGCCCGATCAGAAGCTGAGTAGTTATACAATACGAGGGTTTCTGGAAGAACGTTTTGATCGGCTCTGGATCGTAACCGGCGATGGCATCAATGTGTTGGACCCGCGTACGAATCGCATTGTTCAACGGTACCTGACAAGCCCGCAATTGGCTCAGGAATCGGCCAATAAACTTGTGCGATCAGTATACCGCGATCCGCAACGACGGATATGGATTGGAATACGGGGTGGAGTAATGGCATTTATGCCTAAAACACAATCCTTTGAATCCATTCTATTTCCCGCCGGCTTTAGTCAGGTTACCGACAATTATGTGCGGAATATGGTCAGCATAAACGATAGTACGCTGATTACGGCTACTGAAGATGGCCTGTATGCTCTTTCAACAACTCGCCGAAAGTGGTCGAAGCGGCCCGATCTGGCCAGCCAAAACATATTTAGTGTATACTTTGACTCGGTTGCCCGGCAATTTTGGGCAGGAACCTATCTCAACGGGTATTATTGCTACCAGGTGCCCGACAAGGTGAATGCGCCCTGGACATTGGTTCGATCTGGGCTGAAAGGAAGTATGGTTTTGCATATCAGACCCGATACAATTCGGAAAACAATGTGGCTTTCAACAGACCGTGGGCTGGCAGCGTTAAAACCTGCTTCGGGACGGATAAAGCTCTATACAGATCAACAGGGGTTGGCCAACTCGTTTGTATACGGCTCTTTATCAGATGCCCAGGGGTATGTATGGGTGAGCACCAACCGTGGGCTTTCGAGACTTGACCTGACAACACAAACCATCAAAAACTTTACCCTGAGCGATGGCTTACAGGGTAACGAATTCAATGGTAATGCCTTTGCCCGATTAGCGAATGGCGAAATGTTTTTTGGCGGAGTAAACGGGTTTAATCGGTTTCGGCCCGATTTATACCACAACTCATCGTTTGGTCCAACGGTACATATTTATTCATTAGCCATTAATGAAGAGCCTTTTTCCCAGGATCGGTATGTAGGAGAAGCCGATCATATTGAGCTGAACTATAGCCAGAATACGCTATCGATGGAGTTTGCCGCCCTTGATTTTTTCAGTAATGGTCAAAATACCTACCAGTATCAACTGACCAATTATGATGACCAATGGGTATCGGCAGGCGAAAAAAATTATGTTCGTTATGCCAATTTGCCGCCGGGCGATTATGTGTTTCAGGTTAAGGCCGCCAACCGCGATGGGCACTGGAGTAGTCGGATTCGAAAACTGGCTATTCACATTAAGCCTCCTTTCTGGCAAACCCTTCCCTTTAATGCGCTTATGGCTTTATTGCTGGGCCTGGCAACATTTGCGTGGATTCGCCAGCGCGAAAATTCAATTCGGAAACAGGAGGCCGATCGGTTACGGCTGGCTTACGACATTCAGGAACAGGTCAAGAAAGACATTGCCCGCGATTTACACGACGAAATTGGTACACGTCTGGCAACGCTCAAGCTCTATACAACTCGTCTGGTGCAATATATCAGTGAAACGCCCGCCGAAGTAACGGGCCTTACGGGGCAGGTCGATATGGCAGATAATTCGAGTATACGAATCTTGAAAGACAACATCTTCGCCCTGATCAATACTACCATCAGCGATGTCCGTAATCTGCTCAGAAAACTAAACCCACAAACGCTGGAACGCTATGGCTATGTGGCGGCAGTAGAAGAACTCTTCTCCCGAATTAATGCAACGGGTTCAATCAGTATGCAGCTAACGTTGGTTAATGCACCCGGCGAACCTCAGACAATGACCGAGGAGTTACTTACTGACGGGCACAGTACAAATAAGACCTTAAAAGATCGTTTGCCGACAGATATGGAGGTTCTGCTGTATCGGATTACGCAGGAACTGGTTAGTAACTCACTAAAACATGCCAATGCACACCAGATCGACCTTTATATTCATGGACAGCCCGAGCGGCTGCTCATCACCTATTCTGACGATGGCAATGGGTTTGATTATGACCGGGTCCGCGAAAAAAGTACTGGCCTTGGTATAGGAAGTATAGAATCGAGGGTCGCTATTCTGAATGGTAAAATCAATTGGCAAACGCAGGTTGGCCAGGGAATACGTGTGCAGATTGAGTTGCCAATTGGTCAGCCTAAAAAGCGACGATTCGGACAATTGTTCACATAA
- a CDS encoding sialate O-acetylesterase, protein MSTFLKWALLFIGWPLFATAQLQLSHPMARLVVQRGADGNGHIYLSGRFTGAVDRVEAQLTPVVTGQGTATNWQVVQSNPADNIFLGYVTATGGWYVLTVRTIVNNAVVEQASVQPVGIGEVFVTAGQSNSRGLGIGDNDLGTNTDRVNAIDSINHSYPPGAQALVSSGDPMPVPVFKALTAGRRIFPMAESSWGWGELGDYIVNRYNVPVAFYVAGWDGSTAENWYNTANGIPTCNRYYCVENWPNLQPYTNLKNILHYYNSIAGIRAVLWHQGEAEYSFPDGTTSIPYYYDRLVNVIQKSRQDFGGRNIPWMVARASFDGTDFRPDVVTEQQRVIDTQGLNVFQGPYNDTIVNRNAGQVDVHFKNSIRPAVHPAYYLNPNSIPAGMGLSRFARNWNNSLTNSFFQNAQPITPTQFAITGNIANYVYPGDTIEVAFATLGSFAGDNQWQVQLLDSAGHYKAMLGSGLTSPISVKIPDTLSMGSRFQLRVVATSPFLPAVPSNLFQTSILANTADLSLAMGASQRTPDVNSPMTISLVLKNDGPGRAKNVIVRDRLPANLSFVSANGLTANGTELTSQAITLPAGASQQFSFVVQPTAGGTYQNAAEVAQATSIDPDSQPNSGTGDGQDDVAGLDFRTKQSGSGLYASPNPNQVPLPAVISNQPAPDPNKADVSLKISVDNRTPALNDIVTYTLTLSNAGGLDALVLNVVAYLPAGQTFVPGDDFTVGNGGVSSGINGLPPNTSKTLRFKAKATAVGYGVCSAQISAATRPDPDSTPGNGVANGEDDTSQVDVRVR, encoded by the coding sequence ATGTCTACATTCCTGAAATGGGCCTTATTGTTCATAGGCTGGCCTCTTTTCGCTACTGCACAACTTCAACTTTCGCATCCGATGGCTCGGTTGGTCGTACAGCGCGGTGCCGACGGCAATGGCCATATCTATTTATCGGGGAGGTTCACCGGCGCAGTAGATCGGGTAGAGGCTCAGCTAACACCGGTCGTTACTGGCCAGGGAACGGCTACGAACTGGCAAGTGGTGCAGAGCAACCCTGCCGATAATATTTTTTTGGGGTACGTAACGGCAACTGGTGGCTGGTATGTGTTAACCGTACGGACAATAGTTAATAATGCAGTTGTTGAGCAGGCCAGCGTCCAGCCCGTGGGCATTGGCGAAGTGTTTGTAACGGCAGGGCAGTCAAATTCGCGCGGGCTTGGCATTGGCGATAATGATCTGGGAACCAATACCGATCGGGTCAACGCTATCGATTCAATAAATCATTCCTATCCGCCCGGTGCGCAGGCGTTGGTTTCGTCAGGCGATCCAATGCCGGTGCCTGTATTTAAGGCGCTTACAGCCGGTAGACGGATTTTTCCAATGGCCGAAAGTTCGTGGGGATGGGGCGAATTGGGCGACTATATCGTTAACCGTTATAATGTTCCGGTAGCGTTCTATGTAGCTGGCTGGGATGGCTCAACGGCCGAAAACTGGTATAATACGGCCAACGGTATACCAACCTGCAACCGGTACTATTGTGTCGAGAACTGGCCAAATTTACAGCCATATACTAACCTTAAGAACATACTGCACTACTATAACTCTATTGCGGGCATTCGGGCGGTGCTTTGGCATCAGGGCGAAGCCGAATACAGTTTCCCTGATGGCACCACCAGCATTCCATATTATTACGACCGGTTGGTAAATGTCATTCAGAAATCGAGACAGGACTTTGGTGGGCGAAATATTCCCTGGATGGTGGCTAGAGCCTCATTCGATGGTACGGATTTTCGCCCCGATGTGGTTACTGAACAACAACGCGTGATTGACACGCAGGGGCTGAATGTGTTTCAGGGACCCTATAACGATACAATCGTGAACCGGAACGCCGGACAAGTCGATGTTCATTTCAAAAACAGTATACGACCGGCTGTTCATCCTGCCTATTATCTGAACCCGAATTCTATTCCGGCCGGAATGGGGCTTTCGCGGTTTGCCCGGAACTGGAACAACAGCCTTACCAACAGTTTTTTCCAGAATGCACAGCCAATTACCCCCACACAATTTGCCATAACAGGCAACATTGCCAACTATGTTTATCCGGGCGATACCATTGAGGTGGCGTTTGCAACGCTTGGTTCTTTTGCGGGCGATAACCAGTGGCAGGTGCAGCTTCTTGATTCGGCAGGGCATTATAAAGCCATGCTTGGTAGTGGTTTAACCAGCCCTATTTCGGTTAAAATTCCGGATACGCTTAGTATGGGCAGCCGCTTTCAGCTACGGGTAGTGGCTACCTCACCGTTTCTGCCTGCTGTGCCTTCTAACCTTTTTCAGACCAGTATCCTGGCCAACACGGCCGATTTGAGTCTGGCAATGGGTGCATCTCAGCGAACACCTGATGTTAACTCGCCTATGACAATAAGTCTTGTTCTGAAAAACGACGGCCCCGGCCGGGCTAAAAACGTGATTGTTCGTGATCGGTTACCAGCTAATCTGTCTTTTGTGTCGGCCAACGGACTTACTGCCAACGGAACAGAATTGACTAGTCAGGCCATCACACTGCCGGCCGGTGCCAGCCAGCAGTTTAGCTTTGTTGTACAACCTACGGCTGGCGGCACCTATCAAAATGCGGCAGAGGTGGCACAGGCAACCTCTATCGATCCCGATAGTCAGCCCAATTCAGGAACGGGCGATGGCCAGGACGATGTAGCCGGACTCGACTTCCGGACAAAACAATCGGGATCGGGTCTTTATGCTTCGCCAAATCCCAATCAGGTACCTTTACCTGCTGTGATCAGTAATCAACCTGCTCCCGATCCTAACAAAGCGGATGTTAGCCTGAAAATTAGTGTCGATAACCGAACCCCGGCATTGAACGATATTGTGACCTATACTCTAACGCTTTCCAATGCTGGAGGGCTGGATGCGCTGGTTCTTAATGTAGTTGCTTACCTTCCTGCTGGCCAGACCTTTGTACCGGGCGACGACTTTACGGTTGGCAATGGGGGTGTTTCCAGCGGCATTAATGGCTTACCGCCCAACACCAGCAAAACATTGCGCTTTAAAGCCAAAGCAACTGCCGTTGGCTACGGCGTTTGTTCGGCGCAGATTTCGGCTGCTACTCGTCCCGATCCGGATTCTACACCTGGCAATGGTGTTGCCAATGGCGAAGACGACACATCGCAGGTAGATGTGCGTGTCCGATGA